The nucleotide window GACCTGTACGCTGCAGGTTGCAGCAATGACACCATCCACAGGCGTTTCTGAGAAAGGGTCAAACATCCTGTCTGACCGCCGCATGAAATCAGGCTTCAGCAGGTatctgaaacacacacgcacgcacacacgcacacacgcacgcacgccaGCAcgccagccacacacacacacacacacacacacacacacacacacacacacacacacacacacacacacacacacacacacacacacacacacggaaatCAATCTACCTTTAGGAACAATATAGTTATTTTAATTAGGatgatacatttacttaaaccAACAGGCCCACATTTGATTTCAGACCTTTGTAGTTGAAGCTCTCTTATAAGGGAGGTACTACTGCTCTGCTAAGTGTGGGAGCGTGCATGTGTGGTAACCGCAGGCCCAGCAGAGTGACATTAGTAATGATGGGTGTCTTCAAAAGCTCTGATCTTCCCACATATGAGATTTCCAGCATTAGCAGTGAAATCTGTGCCCTCGGGGACACTATTAGAGCCGAGGGATGGAGACAGcgatggagagaggaggagatagatGACTGCAGAGAGCCTGAGAGGCGGGCGAAGAAGAGCTCTCTTCCCCAAAGCACTCATTGGCTCTCAGGGCAGGGCAGACAGTAGCTACGGTCGCTGCTGGCAACCACTAATGAGATGTGACATGCTTTAATTGATGAGCTTTAGAAAGGGGCGGAGAAAGGAGGGATGGGACAGAATGAGCAAGGAAGAGGAGTGAAGAGCTGTTCTCACCCGCAGGCGCCGTTGTACTCAAACTTTCCCTGATTCAgctgcatggacagatctgagagagagagaatgagaggagacacagacatCAGCTGCTCACTTATCACATCAAACAAAAATCCCTTAACAATGTTCATTCACATCTTTTTCCTTTTGACCGtttctttttgcttttaatattttccctgacatctctccttccctctAACTATTTATTCCTCCATCTCCTGTGTGACCGCCCCTCCAGCCTCGCACATGCTCCGCTCCCAGCAGGCCATATGGTCTGACCCCCTTTAGCCTCCAGCCATGGGGCAGCAGCTGTTTTCCAACAGGgtttcagtcagtgtgtgtgtgtgtgtgtgtgtgtgtgtgtgtgtgtgtgtgtgtgtgtgtgtgtgtttgtgtgtgtgtgtgtgtgtgtgtgtgtgtgtgtgtgtgtgtgtgtgtgtgtggcagcgaCAGTTTATGAAAATATGCATGTCTGTGTGAGTAACAGGGTTTTTCCTGTCGTAATACAGCAGCTGAGCAGAGTAGTAGAAATTGATCACGCAAAATGACGGTCAACAGGGAGAACATGACATTAGAGTGGATACTATTCTAACAGAGCAAACTATGACACTAATTATGCATTGTGGTGCTTAGAAAACAAACTTCTgctctcattttgtttttgtgcaagagctttaatgttttttgatAAGCTTGCCGatcaaaaatacaaatttttGCAGTAAAACAaccttttgaaaaatgtaaatagaTTATGGTCGGGACAACACGATGACATGTTGCTGTTgattgttttaaactgtatctAGGTTGAGTACACAAATTAAATTCAACCCTGCATTGAAGAGAAGGCAGAGGTTCGAGGTTAAGACACCTGAAAACTCaatgtgataataataatcatcctgattaataagtaaaaaatgcattttcttttaaatttgagCCCTTTAAACTGACTTTAACTCTTTTAGAAATGTCCTCTTGTGTGTATGAGGGTTGATTATTAGTCCACATACCGAGGATGCTCACGGTGTGATGTCTGAATTTGTGAGGTCAGAAGGTCACCTGCTGCACTGTGTTTGATCAGAGAGGTGACCGAGTTCGTACATCTGTATCTGCATGTGTGTTGTAATATGTTTATGCTGTGtgtggggtcagaggtcacatgtTGTGTGCTGTGGTACCTGGGGTCTGAAAGTTGAGTGAGACCATCTGGCAGCCTGCGTTCCAGAAGATCTGAGGCATGTAATTACTGGAGTCCACTCGGCCCCCTTTGGGGTAGATCCGGCTCATCTGACGCTTGTTGTAGCTGCACTGAGGCTCAGGAACGTTtcaaaaaagagagggagagcatgTGTGTTCCcccacatgtgtgtgtatgtactgCAGTTTGAGTGTGTTTCAAACGGACTGCATGACTATTTTTAGTGTGAACAGCTTGGGTCAAGGAGTCCTTTgaggggtgggggtggtggagagagagagacagagagagagagagagagagagagagagagagagagagagagagagagagagagagagagagagagagagagagagagagagagagaagcaaagTGTACATGTGTGTCAGGCCAAGTCACACAGTCCAACGGCCTCTGGAGGCCTCATGTTCTTTCCGACAGCAGCGTGGAAACAAATATGTCTGAAAAACATTAGATCTGACCCACCATCAGCTCTCATGTAGGTGACCTCAATCTATTGAGTTAAAACTCAGACCTTCTTTGACTCAGATCCACTTGGGTGAGGAACATAACTTATTGTTTCTCGTATTCATTAAATCAGCAACAAAGAGTACCAAATAACTATGAGAAATTGTGAAGGGGGTTCTTCATAGTAATGAACTCACAGAGATATTTCACCTGATTCAGCAGATCTTCTTTTCTGTACATTACATTTGTTGAAAAGCTTTTGTGCCTGTCACTTCACTGCTGTTTGCCTCTGATCGGACTCTCAATGAATTGTTGTGGACATTGcaggcagttttttttaagacgGAAAGCAACCTGCTTTACAGGTGTATTCCATAAGACAACTACTTCTCTGGACTGGAAATTGCTGTTGACACAAGATATGCAACTCTGAATAAGTAATAATGTTGTTCAGGAACTGCTGGATTTGTAAAAGATTGTCAGCCACATAAACTTTAAACGTGATATTTCATTATGATGTCCACAGTTTGTTCCCTCTGCCCCCAAGTGGGCAAAGTAATCTTAAAAAATCTGAGGTATCTAGTAGTGTGGAGACATCCAACTTCAATTACcttgaatgtttttaataattcaatcagtgtatattctgtattttttccTCTCAAGTCAGTCCTACTGTGTAGATAAAAGCAGCACAACTTTGACTTTAAGCCACAAGGATACTTGACAAACTCTATGGCATTGGTCTTCAGGTAGCCGAGACCGACAGACTCGTTAAAAGATGACATGTTGTGGTGGATGTTCTTAtctgaaagacagagaaaagagaagagaaagagcttAAGATTTAGTGCTTCAACCCAGAACCACACATGGGACTGCATTATTCATTTAGcatccttgttttattttattgtgtgtaATAATGAACAATGATCATGCAGAACCAATAGTTGAAAGAAATGGGAAGTCGACAAACAGTAAAGAGAAGTTAAAACTCACCCTCTGCTACATCAAAACTCTGGAACTTGACGGGCTGAGCGTAGTTGACCATAGCTGAGAGATATGGGTGGATGTTTGTAGTAGCTCCTACATATGTGTACTGAGCTATCAGAGCTTCTTCAGAGTTCTCCTCTTCTCCACCTTCCCCACCCTGCACAGGGCATGTACAAACATACATTAAGACTCAATTTACTGTCAGATTTGATGCATAAACCAAACTTCATACAGGGAGTCTCATactttcctttttattattttctttgtcagATGCTTCGGAGATATCTGTGGGATCTGTCACTTCTGTGGCTTCTGACATCTCTGTGGCATCATCATCAGGCACCTAGAAACACACAGATGTATCTTGAAGGTCAAAAGGAAGGTGCTGTAATCATTTTTGAGGGATTTTGAGTTGACATGATTAAAAACTAAATTTTTTTACTGTGACAAGTATCAAGTGTAACTTGGCCCTTCAGACACAAATGCTTTTGGCCACAGTCACACAGTGGAGGGTGGAGTTTAATTGTTCTACACTGAAGTATACAGTAAGGACATTGCTTCATCTTGGTGTTTTCAAAGGATGGttcaagaaatgtttttttatgaatcTGTCCTTACACCTGGATACATACCCTCACCATCAttatctctctttctgcattcccctctatccctctttccaaccccagctCGGTCGAGGCtgatgactgtctaacatgagtctggttctgcctgaggtttctgcctgttaaaaggatgcTTTTCTTGCCACTgtgctgtaaagtgctctgctcatggtggattatgatgagatcagattgagtcctgtctgtgagatgggacttcatgttgggtctctgttaataattagGGGTGTCCCGATATAACCTTTTTACTTCCGATACGATTCCGATATTGCAGCCTTGAGTATTGGCCGATGCCGATATattgatacgatacaatatcaGCACGAatcatacatacttttattacttattttgtagTGTGGAATGTTAAAAAAGGCTTGATCAAGTGATATTACTTAAACAGAGAACAATAGTTAGCAACAGTAGGTGTGAGAAAAACTGACCCATGTATTATTAACCAATGGGTTACATTCATTTTAACCTTAAACAAGAGAATAAACTACaattgaatgaaataaataaggaaTGAATTAGAAGACCCTGAAAATAACCTCAATAAATCCAGTAAAAACAAATTATGCAGCCAGGGTGGGGAATTGAGCTTGGTTGGCTCTCCAGTAATGTAAAGGATTGTTTTTACGTTCAATAGGGGCCTCAAGTAGCTCTCCATTTCAAAGACTGCATGACAAGTTTTGCACTCAGCTGCAAGGTCTTTTTCTGACCTTAGCACACACTGTTGTTGTGATCACATGGGctctggagtctggaatggacTGCTTGTATGGGAGTGCTTATATCAGAGATTTTAGATGCAGTCCGATATAATCcgatatatactatatatatgcTAGTTTTTTTTGCCGATATCGGACAGATATCCAATATCGATATCGGATCAGGACATCCCTATTAATAATCTAACAGAAtagggtctagacctgctctgtttgtacagCGTatttagataacatttgttgtgaattggcgcTATATCAAtagagattgattgatgttgtgtatttttaatttctacTAGACTCTACAGGTATTTgatataaaaacatcaacatttcaggAAGTTATGAAGAGGGTGTCCAGAAGAATTGGCTTAGACATGCAGGATAGATAACCCATTTatcaaatatatcacattttcacAAGGGACTTCAATATAATTTACACTGCAACGCcaccctcttttattttgtaggtgcAGTGACTGAAGTTAGACAGTAACTGTTATTGAAATCGAATGTTTCCACACACAGTAACAGTTGGAAGGCCGCTACTTTGAGCTTGAGGCGTCCCTGGCAGTGTAAGTGGATAGTTTCAGTATTTCGAAAGCCAAAAAGTCCCAGAAGTGACAACGTACCTTCTTGATACTGTTGTTGCGTTCTTCCTCTTTCCCAGAGCTGACAGCGTTACTCTGGGAAACACTGTTGGCCTCTTTCTCACTGGTCACCTCAGACTGAATGCTGGGCGCCTCTGAATTCAGATCCTTATCCTCAGTCTCCTTTTctcctacacaaacacaaagacacattgaGTCTTGATCACACCTTATCTACATCCAGGGAGTGTTTTCAGAACTTTTTCACCACATTCAACctgtatttgatctttattgaaTATATCAAGTGATCTCACTCAACTGAGCATcaccacatttttaaaatgtgtcttctgtttaatatttttataattatgaAATCAATTTCCCCGCCCCTCTGCTCAATGTGAatttcacacacaaaaatatttgTGATTGAACTGACCGTTCTCTGTGTCCTCTTCATTCTCCTCCCCCATGATGATGGCTGTGGTGTTGGTCTCTCCTGCCTCCATGTGCTTCTTAAATGCCTCAAGCTGTTctgtaatacacacacacacataaaacacacggCTTGTAAAAAAGCACAAATTTAAAACGAACAGTGATATCAAGTCAACACTGCATAGCACTCACTCTGTTCAACTTCAGGTTTCAATCGTTTGTTTTTGATGAGGATTTTACGCTTGAGGTCAGTCGGAGAGGGTAAGGGGCGCCCAGATTCAATCTGTCCAAAGGAACAAAGTCATTCATATTGACACAGAAGACCATCATCTTAATGCAAGACAACCTTAGAAACATTATaaatggagaggagaggacttaCCGGGAAGCCTTCCACAGGCTGTTTGAGGAGGAGATCACCAAAGATCTCCTCACAGTACTTGGCCATCTTGTACTGCTGTGGTTTACtggagagacaaacacacacacagagaacgtTTTAAGTATTTACAAAGAACAACAATCACAACATCACTGTGCATTAACACACTTAGTTATTACAAGTCCTGTACATACCTGCAATGGTTTTCAAAGGACAAAATAACTGGGTAGTCTGAAGTAACAAACGCTGTCTCTTTGATTGCTTGGATAACATCCTGTAAGAGAAAAGGGAGGTAGAAAAGATGAAgcatgaaaataagaaaaattaaTAAGGGCaaagaaacaggaaaacatCATGCCATGTGTGATATCAGAGTCTCAACACCAGAGGGCAGTCTTACCTtattcaaaaaaactgaactgaagCAGGAGGCAGGGTTTTAACTGTTGCAGGCAAACAGCAGAAATTCAGTGTTGTCTGTGTATTTACCTTAAACAGGATGTCTGTGCACATAGCCTTCCCATGAGTGATGATGGGTTCCTGGTCCTCTCCTTTTCCATCCCAGCAGTCCAACTCCACACATCTGAcaggaaagaaacacacaaaaacctcACTGGAGTGTACAGAaactgtgcatgcatgcatgcaccgACTCATGAagtaccttcaaaataaagtacaGAAAAGAAACAGCTTTAACTGCACTACATAATAACACTATGATGACTACACCACAAGTGACAATGGTCCATTTCACATGTTTGTCTGTACCTGCTCCCAGACAGCAGGGCCTGGCGGTACATCTCTACTGAAGACTTCCCTCCAAACTGTCGCCCTGTCAGGTATGTGTTGTGGGAGGAGCTGATGAAGTAGTGGGCCAGCGGCTGGTCCATTTCCTGGTACAACTCCAGCCGATCCAAGAAAACTGGAGCATTTTCATCGGACATCAGGTATCTACAGAAGCCGTCACTGGACATGAGACCTAGGGAGAAGGAAAGGGGATGAAAGTGAACTGCTTCTGACTGAAAATAGTGGTATAATCCTTTAAGAGCTTCTATCCAGGAATTAGATTCAGATGCCGTGGTTTATCACTTTACCTAATTATGCTGCTTAATAGGGAGTAGCACTACTAATGAGCTAATGGATGTGATGTTAAAAATAGGTACAATATGGCATGTAGATGATAAATACTTTGGCAGAAAACTGTGCCAATGACTTCATGCACCACACTGTAGTTTCAAAGGTTAACAGGCAGATGGCAGTATAGCCTTAAGTATCTTTCTGCCTCAGCTTTCCCTCCAAGCCTTTCTTTTACCTTTCTTCTTGAGTCCATCGTCTCGCTCGTATTTATCGATGATCTGTGTTGCTCGCTTGGGGTCGTAGAACGGGAACAGGATCTCATTTAACCGGGGGTCACGCTGGTTCTAGGGGGGgcaacacatgcaaacacagattGATCCAAAGACACATTGCTTGCTCACTTCCTAACAAACTAGATGCAGTGACAAAATTAGCTCGCATGGACACACAGGACAGGGGGTCAACTTAGTGCAACATGGGACAAGTGGACAAAAGAgctgtcatttttaatctaGAGGACtgcagtcaatcaatctttgctTTGGGGATCTTATTGATAACATAAAGAGCAGGATGTATCAGACAAATTGATTCTTAGCTGTTGACTATGAGCACTGCTAACAGGTGCAGTGATTACATGTTTGCTTAAAAGCAAGGAGGTTGTATGTGCTGAAGAGGTTCAAGGCAGCTCTACTTTATCAAAACAACAGCACCAAAACATCATTACAACACCACTACCCACTCACACAGCCAGTTGGGGATTCATCTAACCAATGCTTTGCCTCCATTGGCAGGTCTGATGAAGCAGCACACATGCAGTGGGAGACTAAGCAGGTATTCAGCCACACAGAGAAGCACGGCCACAGAAAAGAGACGCAGACAGCAGGAAGCAACAGGATAAGAAGCCTCTACCCTCCCATTGCCATGGCAACACCAATCAGACACAAGAAGGCAAACAGCGGCAGGGGGAACATGAGGGATAGGACGAGGGCGGGAATGCAAGGATTGGGGAGTTGGTTGAAGTTGCTCTTGCAGGCTGACTGGTAGTTGAATATCTTAAAGGTCTCATTAACAGGAGTTTCAAGAGAAAGAGCTTTACAGACGTCCAGTCCCGACTGGAAGGCAACTTCTACCACCTACTTCAGGACGGGTGGTTGGGGTAAAGCAGGGAGTCACAGAGGGCACAGGCAAGCAAAATACACAGAGAAGTTAATGAATGATAAAGAGCTTACTTCATTCAGAAAGCTGACTAACTGGTCTACAGTTAAATAATCAGTTTTGTTCCCATTGCTGCAAAGGAATTAATTAGAAAACAAAACGTTATGcttcttaaaataaacatgtcacAGTCATTCGTACGGTTAAAGTTAGAAAGCATTCTTTAAAAGAGCATCGCACTCGTCTGTTACACTTTTAGTAATAATATGTTAATCTtgatattttattcatgttgtaCTGTCAAAGCAGGTTAGGCTGTCCAGACATAGTTAGTGCAGCAGGCGCAGAAACATTTGTCCTGATTATTTCCAACATGATGCAGTAGCTCACACTGATGGAATATACAATACGAAGCACTGTGTACCGTATTAAAGTGCAGGGTACAAAGGGTGTAAAGAAGGCAAGAGTACAACTGTTAAATAGTGTATTTGAAAGATTTGTCAATATCTATTATTAACTTTGAGTTATGGTATCTGCAAATATTTGAATGACAAAGAAGAGGGGAGAAGGAAATAAACGAGAGACTCACATCTTCTTGAAGAGTTCCTCGATGTCCGTCCGAGGGCAGATCTTTTGTGTGAGCGCGTAGAAAATGTCAAAGGTAAAATCCGCTTGTTCAATCTCTTCATTCTGTTGGAGAGAAACATGACGACCATTCATAAGCATGAGAGCAACAATCATAAAGGCTTATATTTATAATCTACAGAGAACAGGTTGTATTGTCTGACCTTTCCACTTGGAAGGCCAAGATCCTTTAGAGCCTGAAAGATCCCCTTCTCTGTCTTCCCTGATGCAAATGTTCGAGTGATGctgtgaaaaggaaaaaagaaagacaataaaTGAGACATCAGATAAAATGAGGGACCGTAGTTATCGCTATATAATGTCTTCATATTGGCAAGTATGAAAGACACAAGTATCATGACACAGAAGTTATAATGTTATAATAAACAGACATGTTAACACTTCATTCTGATAAGTCATTACAAGGCAACATTCTACCATTTCCTGATTGCAGACTGTTGCTAGTGATGCAGCTCTAACTACAGACGATGGAGGACATATCGACACACAGAAAATATTCTGGTTACTTTGACATCATAGAGATGGAAACCATGGAGAGAAGGCAGAAAAGGTTAAAGCAACATAAAGTGAGGGTCATGATGGAGAGATCTGAAAAACTGTAGCTAACGCTTGAAGTAAACACTAAATAGAACACTGTATGGGATAAGGTGATGTTTAAGGACTGATAAATGAAAAGGAAATGTCAGACTCTGACAGTGATGAGTCAGACAAACTCAGCCAGGTGAGGCTGTGATTCATtcagtcctgttcaccttgttttactTCACCATCGGTGCGAATGTACAGCGAGTAATAACAGCTTTTGAGAAGACTACAGAGCCAACCGTTACCATAGACACAGCTCTGACTGTTCAGACTATTTTATGTtggaaaaaatgcatttctaaataaaagaaaaatcatgTCTTAATCAACTTATTGATCTTTTAAGTAGGTAGTGAAGtatctgacataaaacaagtcaaggagagGTAAATGTTGTTTCAGACTCTGAAGGTCATTTAAATAGAGACCCCTTTCCTGTTTTGAGACTTGTAGGGACAAGTTTTTGCGACCCTTAAGTCAGCAGAGCTGAAGGACAGTACAATAAAAGATCAGGTGTTAAGATATGTTTTTGCTCTGTAGTACGCTATGTCACAGGCTctcagacctataaaaggtgttggtcaacagccttctgggagtcagcggatttgcagagctgttctcccaagcattccgcgatgcttgttcgatactggttttgattcttgtaataaacttactatgcaagcaagccagtgtcacgaagagtccttctacatctacacatcacgggcggtcaagatacgaCAGTAGCTACACATTTACTTTCAAGGTTGGACAAGACTCCACCACTTTGCATCAGGGTCCTGTTCACCCTGACATGACTGCTCGTTATACATTATCCTTTACAAATATCCACCCTGAGTAAAACCATCATCAGCCATCAAATCATAAGACACTCCACTGATTGAAAACTGAACTCTTAAATCAAGACTTTAACTTTTTATAGCATTAACATTATCCAGCTCTCTGTTGCAATTATCGCAATCCTTGCAACATCCAGCATCACAGCTTCACTCATTGTAATCTGCTCAAGTAAGATAAAGATCTTTTATTTGCATATGTGTTACCTTTAAGTAtgttctgaacatagactgtataaataatggacgtagtattcttgatgtcacccatctgttcctgagcgctgttttgaggccaatcaacggcggcaaccacattggaaatgcggaactcaaccaggcagagtgtgacgtaaagaggcggggtctgagcctcctcgccaacagctatgtgttccggtccgggagtcaagtcagtcatgtccttattagTCAAAAACTTTTTCTTAataaaatcttaatatcttctgaacagtgtgtgtcgatagagagattagctacgtagagccaagccgtttttttaaccagtgcCTAAAACATAATATCCTGATTCTCAAGAGCTGTAAACAAAAATATCGTTTTTTTACATCCCCACAAAATATTCTGTCAATGTGTTCTTACCCTCTCACAGGTATCTTTCCATTGACATTGGTCAGGAAACACATTCTCATCCAACTAAACaagaaaaagagataaagaaagcagagaaaaacaaggaTTAGAGAAAGGGCTGATTTCTTTTCAGAATTATTCATCttgatggagaaaaaaaaacacttgaagcaCTGTTGGGCGCCAAACATTTTGATATCTGCAACAAGTTGGAGGGTCAGTGCACTCACTGTTTCTTGAGGCAGGTCATTGGACAGACGTTGTTGGCCTTAAAGTTGTGGATCACTGACCTCAAACCCTCGATCCATTtctgcaaacaaacaagaacaaattTAAAGACACATTGCAAACACACTGACCAAGTTAACACCACACATGCTGCAGTCAACAGGGTAGCATAGTGATTAGGAGTGGGCGTCTTTGGGGAAATAACACAAGCTAATTAACTGTATcttaatacacacacaaacatactggcAAGTGCCTTGACAggaccacacacacgcacacacactgacgacaaactaaatatataaacaaaattaaactcAGTGGTCTGTTGCAAGGCTGCTAGCAGTGACAGTAAACAAACACTCATAGAGGAGTCCTTGTAGCTTCACATGACTTCACTGCTAACTCCATCAGCACATACGTCACGGGATGAAATTCAGGACATTTTTGACCCTTCTGTTTCTCCGTCTCTGAGTGACTGACTCTCTTTTCCCCAGTAAATTATTCCTATTATCATCATAACAACATTAACTAGACGACAGGTGCAGCAGGGGCAGTCTGTTTGGGCATGTGGAGTAcatgaagctgtgtgtgtttgtgagtgtgcgtttgtgtaactgtgtgtctGCTGATGTAAATAACTTTGTCATCTCCCGAGGTCTGCTACTTAGGGCCACCTGCATGCTGCGAGGTGCTGATGGTGTCATGGTGTGCTTGatggtgtgtgtatctgtgtatgcGTGATACGGAGGGAACGGGACAGAAATAGCAGAATAACTCTGTTCTATATCACTGATGAGTATCTGGATCTATTAAtgagcgtatgtgtgtgtgtgtgtctgtatgtgtgtgtttgtgtttgcatgtgagtTTCCTCTCTCACCCATAAGG belongs to Notolabrus celidotus isolate fNotCel1 chromosome 13, fNotCel1.pri, whole genome shotgun sequence and includes:
- the LOC117824655 gene encoding 1-phosphatidylinositol 4,5-bisphosphate phosphodiesterase beta-4-like; the encoded protein is MTKSYEFNWQKHLPEFMQEGASFDRFDEDPYIFEPNSKMMVDEYGFFITWKSEGKEGQVLECSLINSIRVGAVPKDPKILSAFEAMGKTEADLEGCIICICSGTDLVNLSFMFMVAENPDTARKWIEGLRSVIHNFKANNVCPMTCLKKHWMRMCFLTNVNGKIPVRGITRTFASGKTEKGIFQALKDLGLPSGKNEEIEQADFTFDIFYALTQKICPRTDIEELFKKINGNKTDYLTVDQLVSFLNENQRDPRLNEILFPFYDPKRATQIIDKYERDDGLKKKGLMSSDGFCRYLMSDENAPVFLDRLELYQEMDQPLAHYFISSSHNTYLTGRQFGGKSSVEMYRQALLSGSRCVELDCWDGKGEDQEPIITHGKAMCTDILFKDVIQAIKETAFVTSDYPVILSFENHCSKPQQYKMAKYCEEIFGDLLLKQPVEGFPIESGRPLPSPTDLKRKILIKNKRLKPEVEQKQLEAFKKHMEAGETNTTAIIMGEENEEDTENGEKETEDKDLNSEAPSIQSEVTSEKEANSVSQSNAVSSGKEEERNNSIKKVPDDDATEMSEATEVTDPTDISEASDKENNKKGGEGGEEENSEEALIAQYTYVGATTNIHPYLSAMVNYAQPVKFQSFDVAEDKNIHHNMSSFNESVGLGYLKTNAIEFVNYNKRQMSRIYPKGGRVDSSNYMPQIFWNAGCQMVSLNFQTPDLSMQLNQGKFEYNGACGYLLKPDFMRRSDRMFDPFSETPVDGVIAATCSVQVFSGQFLSDKKIGTYVEVDMYGLPTDTIRKEFRTRMVMNNGLNPAYNEEPFVFRKVILPDLAVLRIGVYDDNNKLIGQRLLPLDGLQAGYRHISLRNEGNKPLSLPTIFCQIILKTYVPDGFGAIVDALSDPKKFLTIAEKRADQMKALGIDTNDIADVPSGSSKNDKKGKGKGDTVKANVTPQASSDTAQTSNAAQNNTAETKKENALVPNVSIDDLKLMKTYLKLIKKQQKELNTLKKKHSKDQNTMQKSHCTQVDKMVSAHDKEKSTLEKLLEKAIKKRGENNCQELKKETEDKIQTLLADHKVKVKDITAQHTKEWSELISSHSSEEQEMKDSHVTQQCEHLKKLLATVQEQQTMQLKLIHERQSKEMRANQAKMSMENSKAISQDKSIKNKAERERRVRELNSSNTKKFLDERKRLAMKHQKEMEQLEKNQKEQVDKLEKFNEQLLKSHHANKQVQGQGHAADGEVGGGDGPQTCHGGVSP